The Streptomyces sp. NBC_00576 genome contains the following window.
AGCCGGGCCAAGTGGAGTCGGAGTGGGGGTAGTCGGTCTCGTAGAGGACGTTGCCGACGCCGATCGAGTCGAGGTTGCGCAGCCCGAAGGCGTCGTCGAAGAAGCAGCCGTAGACATGCTCGGCGAACAGCTCGGAGGGCGGCCGGTGGACCTTGTCGGCGACTCCGCCCCAGCCCCGGTTCTCCTCCCAGACCACGTCCGCGCGCTCCAGGATGTACGGGATCCAGCCGATCTGGCCCTCCGCATACATGATCTTCAGCTCCGGGAAGCGTTCGAACTTGCCGCTCATCAGCCAGTCGACCATCGAGAAGCAGCAGTTGGCGAAGGTGATGGTGGAGCCGACGGCGGGCGGGGCGTCGGCGGACGTGGACGGCATACGGCTCGACGAGCCTATGTGCATCGCGATCACCGTCCCCGTCTCGGCGCACGCGGCGAGGAACGGGTCCCAGTCGTCGCCGTGGACCGAGGGCAGGCCGAGGTGCGGGGGGATCTCGGAGAAGGCGACCGCCCGGACGCCCCGGGCCGCGTTGCGCCGGACCTCGGCCGCCGCCAACTCCGCGTCCCAGAGCGGGATGAGGGTGAGCGGGATGAGACGGCCCTGCGCGGCCGGCCCGCACCACTCCTCCACCATCCAGTCGTTGTACGCGCGCACGCCGAGCAGCCCGAGTTCATGGTCCTTGGCCTCGGTGAACGTCTGGCCGCAGAAGCGCGGAAAGGTCGGGAAACAGACGGCTGACTGGACGTGGTTGATGTCCATGTCGGCCAGTCGCTGCGGGACGTCGTACGAACCGGGGCGCATCTGCTCGTACGTGATGACCTCGAGCTTGATCTCGTCCCGGTCGTAGCCGACGGCGGTGTCGAGGCGGGTGAGGGGGCGGTGCAGGTTCTCGTAGACCCACCAGTCGCCGATCGGGCCGTCGTCGCCCGGTTCGCCCATGACGGGCTTGAACCGGCCGCCGAGGAAGGACATCGACTTCAGCGGCGCGCGGACTATGCGGGGGCCGATGTCCAGGTACTTCTTCGGCAGCCGGTCCTGCCAGACGTTGGGGGGCTCCACCGTGTGGTCGTCCACCGAGATGATCTTCGGGAAGGTGCTCGTGGTCTCCGTACTCTCCACAGTCGTCTCCATAAGGGGCACGGTAGCGCCGATCTGACGAACCGTCAGCTCCCGTGTTCGCACGTCCCTTTCTGTTGAACCCCGTGCGGAGATCGTGTGAGAACCCTGTGGTACCTCGTGCGCCGAACTGTGATCGCTGTCCCCAGAGCTGACGCACATGCCACGGACAAGGCAAACTGCTGTCCTGGTCATGAAGTTCGGCAGGGAGCGGTGATGGGTGACATACCGGCTGTACCGCGGGTGCCGGCACAGCGGGATCCCAGGGATACGCCGGTGAGACCCCCGGCAGACTCTCCGGCTGATTCCCCGGCGGCGCTGCGCTTCAGCGTGCTCGGACCGGTGCGGGCCTGGCGCGACGAGGAGCCTCTGCCCACCGGATCCCCGCAGCAACGGGCGCTGCTGGCCGCGCTGTTGCTGCGCGAGGGCCGGACGGCGACGGCCGCCGAGCTGATCGACGCGCTGTGGGGCGACGAACCGCCGTCGCAGGCGCTGGCGGCGGTACGGACGTACGCGTCACGGCTGCGGAAGGTGCTGGGCGCCTGGGTGCTGGTGAGCGAGTCCGGCGGGTACGCGATCCGTTCGCTCGCGGAGGGCGCGCTGGATCTGACGGTGGCGCAGGAACTGTCCACGGAGGCGGAGAAGGCCAAGAGCGCCGGAAATCTGTGCCATGCCCGGGACGTCCTCAACCAGGCGCTGGAGTTGTGGGACGGCAAGCCGCTGGCGGGCCTCCCGGGTCCGTACGCGGAGGCGCAGCGGGCCCGGCTGGAGGAGTGGCTCCTCCAACTCCTCGAATCCCGGCTCGACATGGACCTCGAACAGGGCTGCCACGCCGAGTCGGTCAGCGAGTTGACCGCCCTCACGGCCGAACACCCCCTCCGTGAGCGCCTGCGCGAACTGCTGATGCTGGCGCTGTACCGCAGCGGCCGGCAGGCCGAGGCCCTGGCGGTGTACGCGGACACGCGCCGCCTCCTCGCCGACGAACTCGGCGTCGACCCCCGCCCCGGCCTCAAGGAGCTGCAGCAGCGCATCCTCCAGGCGGACCCCGGGCTCGCCGAACCCTCCGCCCCGCTCGCCCCCGAACCGGCCCCCGCACTCGTCCGGCCCGCCCAACTCCCCGCCACGGTCCCGGACTTCACGGGCCGTACGGCCTTCGTCTCCGAGCTGAGCAAGGTCCTGGCATCCGCATCGTCGGCTTCGTCGGCACAGGGCCGAGTGATGGCCGTGTCCGCGCTGGCCGGTATCGGCGGCGTGGGCAAGACGACGCTCGCCGTCCATGTGGCCCACCAGGCCCGATCCGCCTTCCCCGACGGGCAGTTGTACATCGACCTCCAGGGCGCCGGCACCCAGGCCTCCGAGCCGGAGACGGTCCTCGGCGCCTTCCTGCGCGCCCTCGGAACGGCCGACTCGGCGATCCCGGACTCCCTGGAGGAGCGCGCGGCCCTGTACCGCTCGGTACTGGACGGCCGCCGGGTCCTGGTCCTGCTGGACAACGCCCGCGACGCCGCCCAGGTACGTCCACTGCTGCCGGGCACGGAGGGCTGCGCGGCCCTGGTCACCTCCCGGGTACGGATGGTGGACCTGGCCGGCGCCCACCTCGTCGACCTGGACGTCATGTCCCCCGAGGAGGCCCTGCAGCTGTTCACGAAGATCGTGGGCGAGGAGCGGGTCGCCGCGGAGCGCAAGGCCGCCCTGGACGTGGTGGCGGCCTGCGGTTTCCTGCCGCTGGCGATCAGGATCGCGGCGTCCCGGCTGGCGGCGCGCAGGACGTGGACGGTGTCCGTCCTGGCGGAGAAGCTGGGCGACGAACGCCGCCGCCTGGACGAACTCCAGGCCGGCGACCTCGCGGTGAAGGCGACCTTCGAACTCGGCTACGGCGCCCTGGACCGCCAACAGGCCCGCGCGTTCCGGCTGTTGGGCCTGGCGGACGGCCCCGACATATCCCTCGCGGCGGCAGCGGCCGTACTGGACCTGCCGGTTGACGACGCGGAAGAGGTCCTCGAATCCCTGGTCGACACCTCGCTGCTGGAATCGGCGGCGCCGGGCCGCTATCGCTACCACGACCTCGTACGACTCTACGCGCGTTCCTGCGCCGAACGGGACGAACACCCGCCTGGTGAACGGGCGTCGGCCATGTCACGCCTCCTCGACTTCTACCTCGCGACGGTCGCCGCGACCTACCGGATCCAGCGCCCCGAGGACAAACTCGTCGACCACCTGGAGCATGCGGAGTATCCCGGGCTGACCTTCGCCGACAGCCACGCTGCGCAGGACTGGGTGCACGCGGAGGCGGTGTGCGTGCTGGCCTGCGTACGCCAGTCCGCGACCCGGCCGGACACACTGCGCCGCGCCGCCGACGTGCTCTGGGCGGCGGTCGAACTGGCCGAGTCCGGCACCAACTCCAAGGAGTACGAGGCGGTCGCGGCGATCGTGCGGGACGCGGCCCGGGAGGCCGGCTCCCCCCGTACGGAGGCCCGCGCCCTCACCACCCTGGCCTTCGTGCACCATGTCTCCGGGAGCCTCTTCGACGCGGCCGTCCAGGAGTCCGAGCGGGCAACGGAGTTGGCGCTCGCGGCAGACGACCAGTACACCGCCTGCTGGTCGTCCAACATCAGCGGCGTCGTCGCGCTCTACCAGAGCCGGCACGACGCGGGCGAGGCCCACTTCACCCGCGCCATCGAGAGCTACCGCGCCTTCGCCGACCGACCCGGCGAGGCGAGCGCCCTGTGCAACCTGTCCCGCATCCACCTCGCCACGGGCCGCACCGACAGCGCGGTCGCTCTCGCCCAGCAGGGCACGGCGATGTACGACGCGATGGGCCACACGGTCAGAGGGGCCAACGGCCGCTACGCGCTCGGCCTGGCGCTCACCCAGAGCGGCCAGTTGACGGAGGCCGCCGGTCATCTCGACGAGGCCCTGCGGGTGTTCCGGGACAGCAGGCAGCGCCTGTGGGAGGGCATGACCCTGTTCCGCCTCGCCGAGGTCGATCTCGCGGCGACCCGCTCGGCCCGCGCGGCGGCCAACGCCGAGCAGGCGCTGACGGTACTGCGCGGCATCGGCGGCGAATGGCGACGCGGCAACGTCCTCACGGTCCTCGGCCGCGCCCTGCACGGCGTAGGTCAACTGGACCGCGCCCAGGTGTGCTGGCAGGACGCGCTCGGCATCTTCGAGTCGCTGGAGGCGCCGGAGGCGGACACGGTACGGGGGCTGCTGGGGCGGGCAACGCGCACGAACTGCTGAAGGTTGCTCGGGCGTACGACATAAAACCCGAAACGGCGGGACGTTCATCGTTCGTTTATCGCCGTCCGGCAGGCTCGTCCCTGTCGAGCCGTCGCGTCGGGGGGCAGGCGGAACGACAGAGGGCCGGACCTCTTATGGTGAACCGGCCCAGGGCCCGTCCCGCAGTCCGCGGGGGAGTCGCGGGGCGGGCCCCTCAGTCCACCGGTCACCATTACAGGGGAGACAGCAAGATGAGCGACCAAATCAAGCCGACCGACGTCCACGCGACGAGCGAGCCGGCCACCGCCACCCTGGACGACGTCCACGCGACGACCGAACCGGCCAAGAAGTCCAAGGCCACGGCGACGATCCTGGGCGACGTCCACGCCACGACGGAACCGACCACCGCCAAGCCGAACGACGTCCACGCGACGGACGAACCGGCCTGAGCCACCGGCTCCAACACTCCAACAGACGTACACCTGCACGGGGAACGACCGCGGCGGCGCGGAGGGGGAGCCGCCGCGGTCGTGGTGTGTCCGGGGGCGGGCGGGGTCGTGCATCTATCGGGCGGTGGTGGCCGGAAGGCCGGGTGCGCGACTCTGTGCCCCCCGCTCGCACTCTTACTCACGCTCGCCCTCGTACGTCACGCTCTCGCTCTCGCTCGGCGAAGATACGGCCGACTTCCCGCCATTCCGCCTCTGCCGCCGCCATCTCCTCCTCCGTGACCGGCCCGCCCTTCTCCTCCATCCACGCCACCAGTTCCCCCAGCCGCTCCTGCTCCCGTCGGCGCTCCATGGCCCGCGGGACACCGGCGCCTTCCAACTCGCACCACACCGTCTTGCCCCCGGCCTCGACCTCCACGCCCCACCGCACAGCGAGGGCACCCAGCAGCGCCAGCCCGCGCCCCGACTCGTCGGCCCCCGTGGCGCTGAGCAGCACCGGAAGAGCACG
Protein-coding sequences here:
- a CDS encoding ATP-binding protein gives rise to the protein MNATTTADFGAELLAVPKAVPELRRAVREWFGEDAYGRVGGDVQLCVTELVGNVVRHVGEGTPVSVRVGCVDGARIRVAVGDPDPRALPVLLSATGADESGRGLALLGALAVRWGVEVEAGGKTVWCELEGAGVPRAMERRREQERLGELVAWMEEKGGPVTEEEMAAAEAEWREVGRIFAERERERDVRGRA
- a CDS encoding amidohydrolase family protein, coding for METTVESTETTSTFPKIISVDDHTVEPPNVWQDRLPKKYLDIGPRIVRAPLKSMSFLGGRFKPVMGEPGDDGPIGDWWVYENLHRPLTRLDTAVGYDRDEIKLEVITYEQMRPGSYDVPQRLADMDINHVQSAVCFPTFPRFCGQTFTEAKDHELGLLGVRAYNDWMVEEWCGPAAQGRLIPLTLIPLWDAELAAAEVRRNAARGVRAVAFSEIPPHLGLPSVHGDDWDPFLAACAETGTVIAMHIGSSSRMPSTSADAPPAVGSTITFANCCFSMVDWLMSGKFERFPELKIMYAEGQIGWIPYILERADVVWEENRGWGGVADKVHRPPSELFAEHVYGCFFDDAFGLRNLDSIGVGNVLYETDYPHSDSTWPGSREVGEAQMGHLDADVVERIVRGNAIDLLGLTADGLWQPGSPA
- a CDS encoding AfsR/SARP family transcriptional regulator; this translates as MGDIPAVPRVPAQRDPRDTPVRPPADSPADSPAALRFSVLGPVRAWRDEEPLPTGSPQQRALLAALLLREGRTATAAELIDALWGDEPPSQALAAVRTYASRLRKVLGAWVLVSESGGYAIRSLAEGALDLTVAQELSTEAEKAKSAGNLCHARDVLNQALELWDGKPLAGLPGPYAEAQRARLEEWLLQLLESRLDMDLEQGCHAESVSELTALTAEHPLRERLRELLMLALYRSGRQAEALAVYADTRRLLADELGVDPRPGLKELQQRILQADPGLAEPSAPLAPEPAPALVRPAQLPATVPDFTGRTAFVSELSKVLASASSASSAQGRVMAVSALAGIGGVGKTTLAVHVAHQARSAFPDGQLYIDLQGAGTQASEPETVLGAFLRALGTADSAIPDSLEERAALYRSVLDGRRVLVLLDNARDAAQVRPLLPGTEGCAALVTSRVRMVDLAGAHLVDLDVMSPEEALQLFTKIVGEERVAAERKAALDVVAACGFLPLAIRIAASRLAARRTWTVSVLAEKLGDERRRLDELQAGDLAVKATFELGYGALDRQQARAFRLLGLADGPDISLAAAAAVLDLPVDDAEEVLESLVDTSLLESAAPGRYRYHDLVRLYARSCAERDEHPPGERASAMSRLLDFYLATVAATYRIQRPEDKLVDHLEHAEYPGLTFADSHAAQDWVHAEAVCVLACVRQSATRPDTLRRAADVLWAAVELAESGTNSKEYEAVAAIVRDAAREAGSPRTEARALTTLAFVHHVSGSLFDAAVQESERATELALAADDQYTACWSSNISGVVALYQSRHDAGEAHFTRAIESYRAFADRPGEASALCNLSRIHLATGRTDSAVALAQQGTAMYDAMGHTVRGANGRYALGLALTQSGQLTEAAGHLDEALRVFRDSRQRLWEGMTLFRLAEVDLAATRSARAAANAEQALTVLRGIGGEWRRGNVLTVLGRALHGVGQLDRAQVCWQDALGIFESLEAPEADTVRGLLGRATRTNC